One genomic window of Caldivirga maquilingensis IC-167 includes the following:
- a CDS encoding DUF4382 domain-containing protein, with amino-acid sequence MRPITIAVIVVVIAVAIAVGYVAVKLTGPASVYVYISDKPMQVQHLYVTVSSIMLHNEVSGSWYTCSNASVRLDLTQLTSTSQLVAKCNPPNGTYNLIFLQVSSVQAVVNGQNYDCTVPSGIIKVPLEPQPIAVNGTSYSINVDMGMVNNVNLTGNGKCIVKPVVKATITRH; translated from the coding sequence ATGAGACCTATTACTATTGCGGTAATAGTGGTTGTGATTGCAGTAGCCATTGCGGTGGGGTATGTTGCTGTTAAGTTAACTGGACCTGCATCTGTGTATGTTTACATTAGTGATAAGCCAATGCAGGTGCAGCACCTTTACGTAACAGTATCATCAATAATGCTTCACAATGAGGTATCAGGCTCATGGTACACCTGCAGTAACGCATCAGTGAGGCTTGATTTAACACAGTTAACGTCAACATCACAGTTAGTGGCTAAGTGCAATCCACCTAATGGCACCTATAATTTAATCTTCCTGCAGGTATCCAGTGTTCAAGCGGTGGTTAATGGGCAGAATTACGATTGCACAGTACCCAGTGGCATAATTAAGGTTCCCCTTGAGCCTCAGCCAATTGCGGTTAATGGAACAAGCTATAGTATTAACGTTGACATGGGTATGGTTAATAACGTTAACTTAACCGGTAATGGTAAATGCATTGTTAAACCCGTTGTTAAGGCCACAATCACTAGGCATTGA
- a CDS encoding queuosine precursor transporter gives MYPVLYFLLEAAVVYVLVAVIMYVSWRMGGDDVLLASAISSYLMLLTVSQFLASKIMYIGYANLPSGTVTYSATVATLDVLTLKFGRRTGYWVVRIAALLQLGLWAIIQLAIYAPPAPFWSMQNAFASIVGESARIAVASVTAFFTAESLDVHLVSRIMGNVFKRVGVSDPISMTVDSLVFVPIAFYGVMPLPALLSTMLGLILGKLTLVPLTIGAVAANRSALKYAPVIQVRK, from the coding sequence ATGTACCCTGTACTATACTTCCTACTTGAGGCAGCCGTGGTGTATGTGTTGGTGGCTGTGATAATGTACGTGTCATGGAGAATGGGGGGTGATGATGTGTTATTGGCTTCAGCAATATCATCATACCTAATGCTCCTAACCGTTAGTCAGTTCCTAGCCAGTAAAATAATGTACATTGGCTACGCCAACCTACCCAGCGGCACAGTAACCTACTCAGCCACTGTGGCCACATTAGATGTATTAACCCTTAAATTCGGTAGGAGAACCGGTTACTGGGTTGTTAGGATTGCTGCACTGCTTCAACTCGGGCTTTGGGCAATCATTCAACTAGCAATATACGCCCCACCAGCCCCCTTCTGGAGCATGCAGAACGCCTTCGCAAGTATTGTTGGTGAATCAGCTAGAATAGCCGTAGCTAGTGTTACAGCGTTCTTCACCGCTGAATCCCTTGACGTTCATCTGGTGAGTAGGATTATGGGTAATGTGTTCAAGAGGGTTGGTGTATCAGACCCAATCAGTATGACTGTGGATAGTTTAGTCTTTGTACCGATAGCCTTCTACGGTGTAATGCCGTTACCAGCATTATTAAGCACCATGCTAGGCTTAATACTGGGTAAATTAACCCTAGTACCCTTAACCATAGGCGCCGTGGCCGCTAATAGAAGTGCATTAAAGTACGCCCCGGTGATTCAAGTCCGTAAGTAA
- the ppcA gene encoding phosphoenolpyruvate carboxylase: protein MRIIPRTMCTQHPDYANVPQWVVNDFIKGDDEVYEAYMNYSIYDCQETMWDFEGKDVDIYVVRKLLENYGGFFINKVLGEDIYLTYRLPNPNVEASDRKIFAEALETIPMAYDLARVFYGKPVKAIFEVIFPLTSSSRDLIMTLRYYERIVAGKCSVELDDGLKVSDVIGEVEPKTIEVIPLVEDMESLVRIDSIIEGYVKVAKPQYLRVFIARSDPAMNYGLIPAVLLAKIALSRVYAIGNSLGLSIYPIIGVGPTPFRGNFNPRNVNNTLKEYPGVYTFTVQSAFRYDYPVDNAKDAINLINNSKPTEPVILSSDEEELALTIIRQYTDRYQAEVEGLANAVNYIAQLLPPRRTRRLHIGLFGYGRGFRGVTLPRAIAFVGALYSIGIPPEILGLSTLLKLNERQWGVLEGNYVNLWSDLSDAAQYICMECIEQLPSMKSELRVSKETIAMVLEDIKAIDELGVKVSSPGFEQRKHALLTKLFLESVNNSYINDAKAYLLDMAKVRRAIG from the coding sequence GTGAGGATTATACCGAGGACAATGTGTACGCAGCACCCTGACTACGCCAATGTGCCTCAATGGGTTGTTAACGACTTCATTAAGGGTGATGATGAGGTTTATGAAGCCTACATGAATTACAGTATTTACGATTGTCAGGAAACCATGTGGGACTTCGAGGGTAAGGACGTGGATATTTACGTGGTTAGGAAGCTCCTTGAGAATTACGGGGGATTCTTCATTAATAAGGTGCTTGGGGAGGATATTTACCTAACCTACAGGTTACCTAACCCTAATGTTGAGGCCTCTGATAGGAAGATTTTCGCTGAGGCCCTTGAAACAATACCAATGGCCTATGATTTAGCCAGGGTCTTCTACGGTAAGCCAGTTAAGGCAATATTTGAAGTCATCTTCCCATTAACCTCCAGTTCAAGGGACTTAATAATGACGCTGAGGTACTATGAAAGGATTGTAGCAGGTAAATGCAGTGTTGAGCTTGATGATGGGCTTAAGGTCAGTGACGTTATTGGGGAGGTTGAGCCGAAGACCATTGAGGTGATCCCACTGGTTGAGGATATGGAATCACTAGTGAGGATTGACTCAATAATAGAGGGTTACGTTAAGGTGGCTAAGCCCCAGTACCTTAGGGTATTCATAGCCAGATCCGACCCAGCAATGAACTATGGCCTAATCCCAGCTGTTCTACTGGCTAAGATAGCCTTATCAAGGGTGTACGCAATTGGTAACTCATTGGGTTTAAGCATATACCCAATAATAGGCGTTGGCCCAACCCCCTTCAGAGGTAATTTCAACCCACGTAACGTCAATAACACGCTCAAGGAGTACCCGGGGGTGTACACGTTCACTGTTCAATCAGCCTTCAGGTACGATTACCCGGTGGATAATGCTAAGGATGCTATTAACCTCATTAATAATTCAAAACCCACTGAACCAGTGATATTGAGTAGTGATGAGGAGGAATTAGCCTTAACCATAATTAGGCAGTACACTGATAGGTATCAGGCTGAGGTTGAGGGATTAGCAAACGCAGTAAACTACATTGCCCAACTCCTACCTCCAAGGAGAACTAGGAGGCTGCACATTGGGTTATTCGGTTACGGGAGGGGTTTCAGGGGGGTTACGTTACCTAGGGCGATAGCCTTCGTTGGAGCCTTATACTCAATAGGCATACCCCCTGAGATCCTAGGTCTCTCAACATTACTTAAGCTTAATGAGAGACAGTGGGGTGTATTGGAGGGGAATTACGTTAACCTATGGAGTGACTTAAGCGACGCTGCACAATACATATGCATGGAGTGTATCGAGCAGTTACCAAGTATGAAGAGTGAATTGAGGGTTAGTAAGGAGACTATTGCAATGGTTCTTGAGGATATTAAGGCAATTGATGAATTAGGGGTTAAGGTGTCGTCACCAGGCTTTGAACAGAGGAAGCATGCACTACTCACTAAGCTATTCCTTGAAAGCGTCAATAACAGTTACATTAATGATGCTAAGGCGTATCTACTGGATATGGCTAAGGTCAGGAGGGCTATTGGGTGA
- a CDS encoding homocitrate synthase/isopropylmalate synthase family protein, with protein sequence MPPRLIFDGISVEPNTPSELYITDTTFRDGQQAFYAYSPSDVKGLFKLLSELDNGSGRLSRSEFFLYTERDRRIVNAVKGLGLKYPKVIGWGRARVEDVRLVKESGLDEMVMLMSISDIHIKAKFNTTRARVVEKYLEAAEEAMRSGIALRCSLEDVTRADVLGFVVPFVNKLLRLRDKYGASLVIKLPDTTGVGVPYPTASLPYSIPKLIWVMRSLLKIPSNALEFHGHGDYHMAVANAVAAWVYGAGINNGTLLGIGERAGNVPIEALVVWYSRLKGSFDGMEPRVISRIVEYFKGMGYSVPRHQPIVGSNAYATAAGIHIDAQSKDPETYLSMDPSLVGMRETILIGPYTGRSGIAHVLKGIGVNAGKNDETVERVYRAVVRLYDEGRLREPMSEEEFIKSMSGLINGESVKFNET encoded by the coding sequence ATGCCCCCGAGACTAATCTTCGACGGTATAAGCGTTGAACCGAATACACCAAGTGAATTATACATAACCGACACAACCTTCAGGGATGGGCAGCAGGCCTTCTACGCATACAGCCCAAGTGACGTTAAGGGGCTTTTCAAACTACTCTCAGAGCTTGATAACGGTAGTGGGAGGTTGAGTAGGAGTGAGTTCTTCCTATACACTGAGAGGGATAGGAGGATTGTTAATGCTGTTAAGGGCCTTGGCTTAAAGTACCCTAAGGTTATTGGATGGGGTAGGGCTAGGGTTGAGGATGTTAGGTTGGTTAAGGAGAGTGGGTTAGATGAAATGGTTATGTTAATGTCAATATCAGACATCCACATTAAGGCCAAGTTCAACACCACTAGGGCTAGGGTGGTTGAGAAGTACCTTGAAGCCGCTGAGGAGGCCATGAGGAGCGGCATAGCCTTAAGATGCAGTCTAGAGGATGTAACCAGGGCTGATGTATTAGGATTCGTAGTACCCTTCGTTAATAAGTTGCTTAGGCTTAGGGATAAGTACGGTGCATCCCTAGTAATTAAGCTCCCTGACACAACAGGCGTGGGTGTACCATACCCCACAGCCTCACTACCCTACAGTATACCTAAGTTAATATGGGTAATGAGGAGCCTACTCAAGATACCCAGCAATGCCTTGGAGTTTCATGGACATGGGGACTACCACATGGCTGTAGCCAACGCAGTGGCTGCTTGGGTTTACGGGGCGGGGATTAATAATGGGACACTACTGGGTATTGGGGAGAGGGCGGGTAACGTACCCATTGAGGCCCTTGTGGTTTGGTACAGTAGGCTTAAGGGCTCCTTCGACGGTATGGAGCCTAGGGTTATTTCAAGGATCGTGGAGTACTTTAAGGGCATGGGGTATAGTGTACCTAGGCATCAACCAATAGTGGGTAGTAACGCCTACGCCACGGCTGCGGGTATTCACATTGATGCTCAATCCAAGGACCCTGAAACCTACCTATCCATGGATCCCTCACTGGTCGGTATGAGGGAGACTATTCTAATAGGCCCATACACGGGTAGGTCTGGGATTGCGCATGTGCTTAAGGGTATTGGGGTTAATGCCGGTAAGAATGATGAGACCGTGGAGAGGGTTTATAGGGCAGTAGTTAGGCTTTACGACGAGGGCCGTTTAAGGGAACCAATGAGTGAGGAGGAGTTCATTAAGTCAATGAGTGGGTTAATTAATGGGGAATCAGTGAAGTTTAATGAGACTTAA
- a CDS encoding acyl-CoA dehydrogenase family protein codes for MHPLLEEVHELLRRSTVEFAEARVEPLAKAIEVNGEYPRQLMGELGKQGLLAPMAPPEYGGGGLDFRGEVIIIEEVAKHSPTLATLMEVQGALIIDSLLSHGSREVRERFLEGLVKGDLIASFALTEPCCGSDAGAIETRAVKDGGEWVINGRKAWVTSGQYADLYLVFARTGSIEERHRAITAFLVPRGGCIEVNPMGVMGIRGGGTAEVSLRDCRVPDEYRVGEVNRGFYLAMEKLNLGRTCVGAIGLGIAERAFTEAYDYAQVRRIYGGTLAELGVIQGYLAQMYTQVEALRGLIYLTAYMRDKGLSEFTKYAQAAKYLGSSTAVNVTRTAIQVMGAVGLSTESPLEYLYRDAKATEVYEGSNEVILYSLFKMLRK; via the coding sequence ATGCATCCGCTTCTTGAGGAGGTTCATGAATTATTAAGGAGGAGTACAGTGGAGTTCGCGGAGGCTAGGGTTGAGCCATTGGCTAAGGCCATTGAGGTTAATGGTGAGTACCCAAGGCAACTAATGGGGGAGTTGGGTAAGCAGGGCTTACTTGCCCCCATGGCTCCACCAGAGTACGGTGGGGGTGGCTTAGACTTTAGGGGTGAGGTGATTATTATTGAGGAGGTTGCTAAGCACTCCCCAACCCTGGCAACATTAATGGAGGTTCAGGGAGCCTTAATAATTGATTCACTTTTAAGCCATGGTAGCCGGGAGGTGAGGGAGAGGTTCCTTGAGGGTTTAGTTAAGGGTGATTTAATAGCCTCCTTCGCCTTAACCGAACCCTGCTGCGGTAGTGATGCTGGGGCTATTGAGACAAGGGCTGTTAAGGATGGGGGTGAGTGGGTTATTAATGGGCGTAAGGCATGGGTAACCAGCGGCCAATACGCCGACCTATACCTAGTCTTCGCCAGAACCGGTAGTATTGAGGAGAGGCATAGGGCTATTACAGCATTCCTAGTGCCTAGGGGTGGTTGCATTGAGGTTAACCCCATGGGTGTAATGGGGATTAGGGGCGGCGGCACCGCTGAGGTTTCCCTAAGGGACTGCAGGGTGCCTGATGAGTACAGGGTTGGGGAGGTTAATAGGGGTTTTTACTTAGCCATGGAGAAGCTTAACCTGGGTAGGACTTGTGTTGGGGCTATTGGCTTAGGTATAGCTGAGAGAGCCTTCACTGAGGCTTATGATTACGCTCAGGTTAGGCGAATCTACGGGGGTACGTTGGCTGAATTGGGTGTTATTCAAGGCTACCTAGCTCAAATGTATACTCAAGTTGAGGCGCTTAGGGGCTTAATCTACTTGACTGCCTACATGAGGGATAAGGGGTTGAGTGAATTCACTAAGTATGCTCAAGCGGCTAAATACCTAGGATCAAGCACAGCGGTTAATGTTACTAGGACTGCAATACAGGTAATGGGGGCTGTTGGCTTATCCACTGAATCACCATTAGAGTACCTTTACAGGGATGCCAAGGCCACTGAGGTTTACGAGGGATCCAATGAAGTTA